Genomic window (Magnolia sinica isolate HGM2019 chromosome 6, MsV1, whole genome shotgun sequence):
GAGAGATTGTAGAGCTTAATGATGTTCTCGCAGTGTTATTCAGGAAAATATTCCTGAAAATGAAATATTAAAAAACAGTTACTATAAACTAATAAATAATTAGAACTTTAACTATGCCAGCATAAAAGAAATTCCTTTATAGTAATAAATTTTGCCATATAacttgaaaaaattaaaatattttaagattttgaaaatcccaCACCATTATCATATATAATAATATCGCATTATCAATTTCCCATGAAAGTATCgtgagattttaaaaattcaGATGATATTTGTCACAAATTAAAACATGAGTTAATGAAAGAAATCTACTTCACCTTTTCTATGAGGAAGATACTTCGTAAATTCTGGAGCAGAGGGACTTGGCGTTCTCGTCTTCCCACTCTAATCCTTCCCACCATTCTCTCTcgccttgtatttttccttttatttccagGATGCTTGAGGAGAAGAGGGGGAGCTTCTTCAACTTAGGACACGAACTTACTCTCATCTCTTCTAAAGATTTAAAAGTAAGTCGCTGGCCACAAATGCTTACTAATTTGGATAAGCCTCCTAAAGATAGGAAGCATAATCTTGGGAATGAATTATGAGGAAGCATGTCGCCTTCTATAATCTCCTCCATTTCGGAACAATCCCATACAAAAAGCTCTTGTAATTGATGTAGATATTCTACCATATTAGAAGAGAAGAGACACCTTAACTTGTGACAATCGTTAAGTTGTATAGTTCTTACGTTTTGAAGGCGCGTGTTAGGCTGAGACGCTACACCATCGAATACCTTCTCCAAGTTTGGCAAACCACGGAGATACAACCTCTCTAAACATTGGAATGCATCATCTCCAACCTCTCTCCAGTCTATAATGCATTCCACTCCACTGAATTGTAGGACATCGAGTATTATTAAGTTCTTTGAATCGCCTAGTATCTGAGAAAGACTCGTTAGACCTTTGCAATTTATTAACCACAAAGTGGTTGCATATTTTATCAACCCCTCAATCCCACATGGGAAATTGTCACATCCCGAAATGATTATATCCCTATAAGGATCACCCCGCGAGGCATCAGACTCTTGATAGTCAACACAAACATGGAATCTTCTCAAACCTGAAAACCATCGGTGGAACATATCATCTGCGATGAAGCCATTAAGATTGGACAGTTGGATTCTTAAAGAAGTCAGCCGTGTCATGGTCGCAGCCTTACTGAAAGTAGCTCCATCCACGTGTTTCAACCCCGTCATTCTTAGATCCTCCAGACTAGGTAGCCCGAATATCATATCCCAGGGAATATTTGGGATGAGATCCCTCATAAATGATAGATCCAGCCACCTAAGTTTAACCAAGCTTGCAATGCCTTGAGGCAAGCTTTTTAAACCAGATCCAGAGAGATCAAGAAGTTGGAGTTCCTCCAGCTTTCCCAATTGTGACACCTCCACTAGATGTCTGCAGCCACTTAGAATGAGCGCACGTAGATTCGTTAAAAGCGATAACGATGCTGGGAGAGATTCAATGCAAGTATTGCTTAGATCGAGGATCTGAAGATTCGGCATGAACTCGAAGAAACCACTGTGAATGGTACGTAATTGATTGTTGTCATTGAGGAACAAGGAGACCAAGTTAGGGCAATCGGGTGTAATTCGGAGATGTTCTATTTTGTTGCGCATCAATGAAATCCTCCCCATCTCTCGCCACAATTTCTCTTCTGGTGGCTGCACTAATCCCTCCCCGGCTTTTGCAAGGAATTTTAAGCCTTTGCTGGATGACGATGACGATGGTGAAGTGATCCATATAGCCAAGTCGCGGAGCAAATCATGCATCTTAACATATCTATAGTTCCACCCTTGCTCTAAGAGGCATGCGTCCTTGATTCTTTCAAGGATTTTATACACCTTGTTTGATGCTTCTTCCAAGTTATTCACATTTTCTATGAATCCTTCCTCCATGGCCCAATATCTTACTAGCTTATCTATGTTTATAACATAATCTTCCGGAAATAA
Coding sequences:
- the LOC131249319 gene encoding disease resistance protein RFL1-like codes for the protein MDLLGPIVEIILFFWAPISRHIGYFKDLNNNVETLKRKTEKLKRKHDDIQAEVDNAIPVGKRQKALVENWFTEVRNTENEVDSIRLELERRRICTYHWSRYTLGKRVVEKLEDIKKLNKKLKVKGVFHEVAESSRHPRVLEKQTSLPRGQQSTSERTLEEIWQCLNEERSGIIGICGMGGIGKTTLMKEINNRCTKTRDFDVVIWITVSKDLNLGLIQEEIGNRLGMKFDGNEDKGDKLFTRLKNLRYLLILDDLWESFSLVKVGIPKPDKQNRCKIAITTRSIEVCNKMGADKQIRVKTLTCEEARNLFYERCGDVVLSSEIRPVAEKVVEQCSGLPLAIKTVGQAMYGKDKKELWEHALWALKRSLPDEVPGMEPEVFLPLKFSYDCLENEESKLCFLYCSLFPEDYVINIDKLVRYWAMEEGFIENVNNLEEASNKVYKILERIKDACLLEQGWNYRYVKMHDLLRDLAIWITSPSSSSSSKGLKFLAKAGEGLVQPPEEKLWREMGRISLMRNKIEHLRITPDCPNLVSLFLNDNNQLRTIHSGFFEFMPNLQILDLSNTCIESLPASLSLLTNLRALILSGCRHLVEVSQLGKLEELQLLDLSGSGLKSLPQGIASLVKLRWLDLSFMRDLIPNIPWDMIFGLPSLEDLRMTGLKHVDGATFSKAATMTRLTSLRIQLSNLNGFIADDMFHRWFSGLRRFHVCVDYQESDASRGDPYRDIIISGCDNFPCGIEGLIKYATTLWLINCKGLTSLSQILGDSKNLIILDVLQFSGVECIIDWREVGDDAFQCLERLYLRGLPNLEKVFDGVASQPNTRLQNVRTIQLNDCHKLRCLFSSNMVEYLHQLQELFVWDCSEMEEIIEGDMLPHNSFPRLCFLSLGGLSKLVSICGQRLTFKSLEEMRVSSCPKLKKLPLFSSSILEIKGKIQGEREWWEGLEWEDENAKSLCSRIYEVSSS